From a single Pseudomonas cremoricolorata genomic region:
- a CDS encoding ABC-F family ATPase, with translation MISTANITMQFGSKPLFENVSVKFNNGNRYGLIGANGCGKSTFMKILGGDLEPTGGQVMLEPNTRLGKLRQDQFAYEQYSVIDTVIMGHGQLWQVKAERDRIYSLPEMTEDDGMAVAELETEFAEMDGYTAESRAGELLLGLGIPLEQHFGPMSEVAPGWKLRVLLAQALFSDPDVLLLDEPTNHLDINTIRWLETILTARNSTMVIISHDRHFLNSVCTHMADLDYGELRLFPGNYDEYMMAATQAREQLLSDNAKKKAQIAELQTFVSRFSANASKAKQATSRAKQIDKIQLAEVKPSSRVSPFIRFEQTKKLHRQAVTIEKMAKSFDDKALFKDFSFTVEAGERVAIIGPNGIGKTTLLRTLVGELQPDAGVVKWTDSAEVGYYAQDHAHEFEDDVSLFDWMGQWTSGEQVIRGTLGRMLFSNDEILKSVKVISGGEQGRMLFGKLILQKPNVLVMDEPTNHLDMESIEALNLALENYPGTLLFVSHDREFVSSLATRILELTPDGVVDFSGTYDDYLRSQGVVV, from the coding sequence TTGATCTCTACCGCCAACATCACCATGCAATTCGGCTCCAAGCCGCTGTTCGAAAACGTCTCGGTCAAATTCAACAACGGCAACCGTTACGGCCTGATCGGCGCCAACGGTTGTGGCAAGTCCACCTTCATGAAAATCCTCGGCGGTGATCTGGAGCCCACTGGCGGCCAGGTCATGCTCGAGCCCAATACCCGTCTGGGTAAGCTGCGCCAGGATCAGTTCGCCTATGAGCAGTACTCGGTCATCGACACGGTGATCATGGGTCATGGCCAGCTGTGGCAGGTCAAGGCTGAGCGTGATCGCATCTATTCGCTGCCGGAAATGACCGAAGACGATGGCATGGCCGTCGCCGAGCTGGAAACCGAGTTCGCGGAAATGGACGGCTACACTGCCGAGTCCCGTGCCGGTGAGCTGCTGCTGGGCCTGGGCATTCCGCTGGAACAGCATTTCGGGCCGATGAGCGAAGTGGCGCCGGGCTGGAAGCTGCGGGTGCTGCTGGCGCAGGCGCTGTTCTCGGACCCGGATGTGCTGCTGCTCGACGAGCCGACCAACCACCTGGACATCAACACCATCCGCTGGCTGGAGACGATTCTCACCGCGCGTAACAGCACCATGGTGATCATTTCCCACGACCGGCACTTCCTCAACAGCGTCTGCACGCACATGGCTGACCTGGACTACGGCGAGCTGCGCCTGTTCCCGGGCAACTACGACGAGTACATGATGGCCGCCACCCAGGCGCGCGAGCAGTTGCTGTCGGACAACGCCAAGAAGAAAGCCCAGATCGCCGAGCTGCAAACCTTCGTCAGCCGCTTCTCGGCCAACGCCTCGAAGGCCAAGCAGGCCACCTCGCGTGCCAAGCAGATCGACAAGATCCAGCTGGCCGAGGTCAAGCCCTCGAGCCGGGTCAGCCCGTTCATTCGTTTCGAGCAGACCAAGAAGCTTCACCGTCAGGCGGTGACCATCGAAAAAATGGCCAAATCGTTCGACGACAAAGCGCTGTTCAAGGACTTCAGCTTCACCGTCGAAGCCGGCGAGCGCGTGGCGATCATCGGCCCCAACGGTATTGGCAAGACCACGCTGCTGCGCACCCTGGTCGGCGAGCTGCAACCGGACGCCGGCGTCGTGAAATGGACCGACAGCGCCGAGGTCGGCTACTACGCCCAAGACCACGCCCACGAGTTCGAAGACGACGTCAGCCTGTTCGACTGGATGGGTCAGTGGACCAGCGGCGAGCAGGTAATTCGCGGCACCCTGGGGCGCATGCTGTTCTCCAACGACGAGATCCTCAAGTCGGTCAAGGTGATCTCTGGTGGTGAGCAAGGCCGCATGTTGTTCGGCAAGCTGATCCTGCAAAAGCCCAACGTGCTGGTGATGGACGAGCCGACCAACCACCTGGACATGGAGTCGATCGAGGCGCTGAACCTGGCGCTGGAAAACTACCCAGGCACGCTGCTGTTCGTCAGCCACGACCGCGAGTTCGTGTCCTCGCTGGCCACCCGCATCCTGGAGTTGACGCCTGATGGCGTCGTCGACTTCAGCGGCACCTACGACGACTACCTGCGCAGCCAGGGTGTGGTGGTGTAA
- a CDS encoding LysR family transcriptional regulator: MIETRLLQQFIAVAEELHFNRAAQRLHMAQPPLSQAIRRLEQDIGAPLFERNSRSVVLTPAGTVFLQWARTVLETLDQGVEHTRRVAQGMEGHLTLTFINLAPYRQLLQVLRHFRSDYPAVALTMQEATTQEQVDALEHGRADLAFMRPPGRTAPGLRWITLLEEPIILALPASHRLATTDPVPLAALADDDFVASPRHLGQGFHDQIVQLCHAAGFAPRIVQQARHLQTLVALVAGEFGVALLPASMMDATRDDVVFRAIEVNTSEQLRHVPLLMAWREQTPSVIRDQLIERLREGLSIDTS; this comes from the coding sequence TTGATTGAAACTCGCCTGTTGCAGCAATTCATCGCCGTCGCCGAGGAGCTGCATTTCAACCGCGCCGCGCAGCGCTTGCACATGGCGCAGCCGCCGCTGAGCCAGGCGATTCGTCGACTGGAGCAGGACATCGGCGCGCCGTTGTTCGAACGCAACAGTCGCAGCGTTGTGCTGACACCGGCCGGCACGGTGTTCCTGCAATGGGCCAGAACGGTGCTGGAAACCCTCGATCAGGGCGTCGAGCACACGCGCCGGGTCGCCCAGGGCATGGAGGGGCATCTGACCCTGACCTTCATCAATCTCGCGCCCTACCGGCAACTGTTGCAGGTGCTCAGGCACTTTCGCAGCGACTATCCGGCGGTCGCGCTGACGATGCAAGAAGCCACCACCCAGGAGCAGGTCGATGCGCTGGAACACGGCCGCGCCGACCTTGCCTTCATGCGACCGCCCGGTCGGACGGCGCCGGGTCTGCGCTGGATTACCCTGCTGGAAGAGCCAATCATCCTCGCCCTGCCCGCCTCGCATCGCTTGGCGACCACTGATCCTGTGCCCCTGGCCGCGCTGGCAGACGATGACTTCGTCGCTTCGCCAAGGCATCTGGGCCAAGGCTTTCACGACCAGATCGTGCAACTGTGCCACGCTGCAGGCTTCGCGCCGCGCATCGTGCAGCAGGCGCGGCACCTGCAGACGCTGGTGGCGCTGGTGGCCGGTGAATTTGGCGTCGCGCTACTGCCCGCCTCGATGATGGATGCAACGCGCGACGACGTGGTGTTCAGGGCGATTGAGGTAAACACTTCTGAGCAGTTGCGCCACGTGCCTTTGTTGATGGCCTGGCGAGAGCAAACGCCCAGCGTGATTCGCGACCAGTTGATCGAGCGACTACGTGAAGGTCTGTCGATCGATACTTCATAG
- a CDS encoding SDR family NAD(P)-dependent oxidoreductase → MNPLPDADKQLFDGKVAIVTGAAQGLGLCYVQALLERGARVVASDLGTDRSGAGSDPQRIAEIARLAPNANGRLITHSGALDDEPGCRALVELAIAQFGALDVVIHNAGWVGYQPIEQQDEAFLERAIGINLRAPIWLSKQAWPYLRRAPAPRIVLTTSDRALYQCYGQPGLAAYAAGKMAQVGIMNALSVEGAPHGILVNAISPVAKTRMWGIEHPPQDLKPEWVAPGVLYLASHLCHDSGVILRASNGQFTATRFDENPGVNYPRDLARVACSSVEEVARDWSRIKDVAAG, encoded by the coding sequence ATGAATCCTCTACCTGATGCAGACAAGCAACTGTTCGACGGCAAGGTCGCCATCGTCACCGGGGCCGCGCAGGGGTTGGGCCTGTGTTATGTACAGGCATTGCTCGAACGCGGCGCCAGGGTCGTCGCCAGCGATCTGGGCACCGATCGCTCAGGCGCAGGGAGCGACCCGCAACGGATCGCCGAGATCGCCCGGCTGGCCCCCAACGCCAATGGCCGACTCATCACCCACAGCGGCGCGCTCGACGACGAACCCGGCTGCCGGGCACTGGTGGAGCTGGCGATTGCGCAGTTCGGCGCGCTGGACGTTGTCATTCATAACGCCGGCTGGGTCGGTTATCAGCCCATCGAGCAGCAGGACGAAGCCTTCCTCGAACGAGCGATCGGCATCAACCTGCGCGCGCCGATCTGGCTGAGCAAGCAGGCCTGGCCGTACCTGCGCCGCGCCCCGGCGCCACGAATCGTGCTGACCACCTCGGACCGCGCCCTGTATCAGTGCTATGGGCAGCCGGGACTGGCGGCCTACGCGGCGGGCAAGATGGCGCAAGTGGGCATCATGAACGCGTTGAGTGTGGAAGGTGCGCCCCACGGCATTCTGGTCAATGCCATCTCACCGGTGGCCAAGACGCGCATGTGGGGCATCGAGCATCCCCCGCAGGACTTGAAGCCTGAGTGGGTCGCGCCCGGCGTGCTGTATTTGGCAAGCCACCTGTGCCATGACAGCGGAGTGATTCTGCGCGCCAGCAACGGCCAGTTCACAGCCACCCGGTTCGATGAAAACCCAGGGGTGAACTACCCCAGGGATCTGGCTCGGGTCGCCTGTAGCAGCGTCGAGGAGGTGGCTCGCGATTGGTCACGGATCAAGGACGTTGCCGCTGGCTGA
- a CDS encoding L-serine ammonia-lyase, whose product MAISVFDLFKIGIGPSSSHTVGPMRAAATFAQTLRTAGVLEQVSRVEVRLYGSLSATGVGHATDRACLLGLMGQWPDQIDPHSIEPRIAQLLKEQCLILDGRQPVHFEYQRDMLLLDEDLPYHPNAMSLEAWNGEQSLLKQTYYSVGGGFIIEESEIDAPASDAGQVNLPYEFSSGAELLALCKRYNLSVSQLMMANERAWRCDEEIRSGLLKIWAAMQQCVENGLRNEGTLPGGLNVKRRAAKLHRSLQELGKPNVIGSTLSAMEWVNLFALAVNEENAAGGRMVTAPTNGAAGIIPAVLHYYMKFNPQVSDDDVVNFLLAAAAVGILCKKNASISGAEVGCQGEVGSACSMAAAGLADILGATPEQVENAAEIALEHNLGLTCDPVGGLVQVPCIERNAIAAVKAINAVQMALRGDGEHFISLDRVIRTMRDTGADMHANYKETSRGGLAVAFVEC is encoded by the coding sequence ATGGCTATCAGTGTTTTTGATCTCTTCAAGATTGGCATCGGCCCCTCCAGCTCCCACACTGTCGGGCCCATGCGCGCCGCCGCCACCTTCGCCCAGACCTTGCGCACCGCCGGTGTGCTGGAGCAGGTCAGCCGCGTCGAAGTGCGCCTGTATGGCTCGTTGTCGGCCACAGGCGTTGGCCACGCCACCGACCGTGCCTGCCTGCTCGGGCTGATGGGCCAGTGGCCTGATCAGATCGACCCGCACAGCATCGAGCCGCGCATCGCCCAACTGCTCAAGGAGCAGTGCCTGATTCTCGATGGCCGTCAGCCGGTGCACTTCGAGTACCAACGCGACATGCTGCTGCTCGACGAAGACCTGCCGTACCACCCCAACGCCATGTCGCTGGAAGCCTGGAACGGCGAGCAAAGCCTGCTCAAGCAAACCTATTATTCGGTCGGTGGCGGCTTCATCATCGAAGAAAGCGAAATCGACGCCCCGGCCAGTGACGCCGGGCAGGTCAACCTGCCGTATGAGTTTTCCTCCGGGGCCGAACTGCTGGCACTGTGCAAGCGCTATAACCTGAGCGTCAGCCAATTGATGATGGCCAACGAGCGCGCCTGGCGCTGCGACGAGGAAATTCGCTCCGGCCTGCTGAAAATCTGGGCTGCCATGCAGCAGTGCGTGGAAAACGGCCTGCGCAACGAAGGCACTTTGCCGGGTGGTCTGAACGTCAAGCGCCGCGCCGCCAAACTGCACCGCAGCCTGCAGGAACTGGGCAAACCCAATGTGATTGGCTCGACCCTGAGCGCCATGGAGTGGGTCAACCTGTTCGCCCTGGCGGTCAACGAGGAAAACGCCGCCGGCGGACGCATGGTCACCGCACCGACCAACGGCGCGGCCGGCATCATCCCCGCGGTGCTGCACTACTACATGAAGTTCAACCCGCAGGTGTCCGACGACGATGTGGTGAACTTCCTCCTCGCCGCCGCAGCGGTGGGCATTCTGTGCAAGAAGAACGCTTCGATCTCGGGCGCCGAAGTGGGCTGCCAGGGGGAAGTTGGCTCGGCCTGCTCGATGGCCGCCGCGGGCCTGGCCGATATTCTCGGCGCCACTCCCGAACAAGTGGAAAACGCCGCTGAGATCGCCCTCGAGCACAACCTCGGCCTGACCTGCGACCCGGTCGGCGGTCTGGTGCAGGTGCCATGCATCGAGCGCAACGCCATCGCCGCCGTCAAGGCCATCAACGCCGTGCAGATGGCCCTGCGCGGTGACGGTGAGCACTTCATCTCCCTCGACCGGGTGATCCGCACCATGCGCGATACTGGCGCCGACATGCACGCCAACTACAAGGAAACCTCGCGGGGTGGGCTGGCGGTGGCGTTCGTCGAGTGTTGA